In a genomic window of Jaculus jaculus isolate mJacJac1 chromosome 8, mJacJac1.mat.Y.cur, whole genome shotgun sequence:
- the Rnf39 gene encoding RING finger protein 39 isoform X1 — translation MEASELGPGLVERLEQLATCPLCGGPFEDPVLLACEHSFCRACLARCWGAPEAPGPEATPPACPCCGRPCPRRSLRSNVRLAVEVRISRGLREKLAEPGALSGKRRGGRIPTMGCLDPHGEDIRKTWRRFDVPTRKACNSEEDLPEDYPVVKNMLHRLTADLTLDPRTAHRRLLVSTDRRGVSLAPPGVPAPLDGPARFDHLPAVLGAQGFAAGRHCWEVETAEAASGGDSAGEDEDAGESRYAVGAAGESVPRKGLVRLCPAEAVWAVEGRGGRLWALTAPEPTLLSGAGPPPRRIRVDLDWERGRVAFYDGRSLDLLFAFQAPGPLGERVFPLLCTSDPRAPLRFVPGEG, via the exons ATGGAGGCTTCCGAGCTGGGGCCGGGGCTGGTGGAGCGTCTGGAGCAGCTGGCGACTTGTCCGCTGTGCGGGGGCCCCTTCGAGGACCCAGTGCTGCTGGCATGTGAGCACAGCTTCTGCCGCGCGTGCTTGGCGCGCTGCTGGGGGGCCCCGGAGGCGCCGGGCCCGGAGGCGACGCCCCCAGCCTGTCCCTGCTGCGGCCGGCCGTGTCCCCGCCGCAGCCTGAGGTCCAACGTGCGCCTGGCGGTGGAGGTGCGCATCAGCCGGGGCCTGCGCGAAAAGCTGGCGGAGCCCGGGGCGCTCTCGGGGAAACGCCGCGGAGGCCGCATCCCGACGATGGGCTGTCTGGACCCGCATGGAGAG GATATAAGGAAGACATGGAGACG ATTTGATGTCCCAACACGCAAGGCATGTAACTCAGAGGAAGATCTCCCTGAAGACTACCCAGTGGTCAAAAACATGCTTCATAGACTGACAG CTGACTTGACCCTGGACCCCCGCACCGCACACCGGCGCCTGCTTGTCTCCACCGACCGCCGAGGCGTGAGCCTGGCCCCACCGGGCGTGCCCGCGCCCCTGGACGGCCCGGCGCGCTTCGACCATCTCCCGGCCGTGCTGGGCGCTCAGGGCTTCGCGGCCGGCCGCCACTGCTGGGAGGTGGAAACCGCCGAGGCTGCCTCGGGTGGGGACTCCGCGGGCGAGGACGAGGACGCCGGGGAGAGCCGCTACGCCGTGGGCGCGGCCGGGGAGTCCGTGCCGCGCAAGGGTCTCGTCCGGCTGTGCCCCGCCGAGGCCGTGTGGGCGGTGGAGGGCCGCGGCGGGCGCCTGTGGGCGCTCACAGCCCCCGAGCCCACCTTGCTGAGCGGCGCCGGGCCCCCGCCGCGGCGCATCCGCGTGGACTTGGACTGGGAGCGGGGCCGCGTGGCCTTCTACGACGGACGCTCGCTGGACCTGCTCTTCGCCTTCCAGGCGCCCGGCCCGCTGGGGGAGCGCGTCTTCCCGCTGCTCTGCACATCGGACCCACGCGCCCCGCTGCGCTTCGTGCCTGGGGAAGGCTGA
- the Polr1h gene encoding DNA-directed RNA polymerase I subunit RPA12, with protein sequence MELVSPSSSFRSDLDFCPDCGSVLPLPGAQDQVACPRCGFSISVRDFEGKVVKTSVVFHKLDTAVPKCVEEGPESQGPVVDRRCSRCGHEGMAYHTRQMRSADEGQTVFYTCINCKFQEKEDS encoded by the exons ATGGAGCTGGTCAGCCCGAGTTCCAGCTTTCGGTCGGACTTGGATTTCTGTCCGGATTGCGGCTCCGTCCTGCCTCTGCCCGGGGCTCAGGATCAGGTCGCCTGCCCTCGCTGTGGCTTCTCCATCAGTGTGAGGG ATTTCGAAGGGAAGGTTGTGAAGACCTCAGTTGTGTTCCACAAACTTGATACAGCTGTGCCTAAGTGTGTGGAGGAAGGACCAGAGTCACAGGGGCCAGTG GTTGACAGGCGCTGCTCTCGATGTGGACATGAGGGGATGGCATACCACACCAGACAGATGCGCTCAGCTGATGAAGGGCAGACTGTCTTCTATACTTGTATCAACTGCAA GTTCCAGGAAAAGGAAGACTCTTGA
- the Ppp1r11 gene encoding E3 ubiquitin-protein ligase PPP1R11: MAEAGAGLSETVTETTVTVTTEPENRSLTIKLRKRKPEKKVEWTSDTVDNEHMGRRSSKCCCIYEKPRAFGESSTESDEEEEEGCGHTHCVRGHRKGRSQTTPGPTPTTPPQPPDPSQPPPGPMQH; the protein is encoded by the exons ATGGCCGAGGCAGGGGCTGGGTTGAGTGAGACCGTCACTGAGACAACGGTTACCGTGACAACCGAGCCC GAGAACCGGAGCCTAACCATTAAACTTCGGAAGCGTAAGCCAGAGAAAAAGGTGGAATGGACAAGTGACACTGTGGACAATGAACATATGGGGAGGCGCTCGTCCAAAT GCTGCTGTATTTATGAGAAACCTCGGGCCTTTGGTGAAAGCTCTACTGAGAgtgatgaggaagaagaggaaggctgTGGTCATACACATTGTGTACGGGGCCACCGCAAAGGACGGAGTCAAACAACCCCAGGACCAACCCCAACCacccctccccagcctcctgacCCCTCCCAGCCCCCTCCAGGACCAATGCAGCACTAA
- the Rnf39 gene encoding RING finger protein 39 isoform X2, producing the protein MEASELGPGLVERLEQLATCPLCGGPFEDPVLLACEHSFCRACLARCWGAPEAPGPEATPPACPCCGRPCPRRSLRSNVRLAVEVRISRGLREKLAEPGALSGKRRGGRIPTMGCLDPHGEDIRKTWRRFDVPTRKACNSEEDLPEDYPVVKNMLHRLTADLTLDPRTAHRRLLVSTDRRGVSLAPPGVPAPLDGPARFDHLPAVLGAQGFAAGRHCWEVETAEAASGGDSAGEDEDAGESRYAVGAAGESVPRKGLAPGPLGERVFPLLCTSDPRAPLRFVPGEG; encoded by the exons ATGGAGGCTTCCGAGCTGGGGCCGGGGCTGGTGGAGCGTCTGGAGCAGCTGGCGACTTGTCCGCTGTGCGGGGGCCCCTTCGAGGACCCAGTGCTGCTGGCATGTGAGCACAGCTTCTGCCGCGCGTGCTTGGCGCGCTGCTGGGGGGCCCCGGAGGCGCCGGGCCCGGAGGCGACGCCCCCAGCCTGTCCCTGCTGCGGCCGGCCGTGTCCCCGCCGCAGCCTGAGGTCCAACGTGCGCCTGGCGGTGGAGGTGCGCATCAGCCGGGGCCTGCGCGAAAAGCTGGCGGAGCCCGGGGCGCTCTCGGGGAAACGCCGCGGAGGCCGCATCCCGACGATGGGCTGTCTGGACCCGCATGGAGAG GATATAAGGAAGACATGGAGACG ATTTGATGTCCCAACACGCAAGGCATGTAACTCAGAGGAAGATCTCCCTGAAGACTACCCAGTGGTCAAAAACATGCTTCATAGACTGACAG CTGACTTGACCCTGGACCCCCGCACCGCACACCGGCGCCTGCTTGTCTCCACCGACCGCCGAGGCGTGAGCCTGGCCCCACCGGGCGTGCCCGCGCCCCTGGACGGCCCGGCGCGCTTCGACCATCTCCCGGCCGTGCTGGGCGCTCAGGGCTTCGCGGCCGGCCGCCACTGCTGGGAGGTGGAAACCGCCGAGGCTGCCTCGGGTGGGGACTCCGCGGGCGAGGACGAGGACGCCGGGGAGAGCCGCTACGCCGTGGGCGCGGCCGGGGAGTCCGTGCCGCGCAAGGGTCTC GCGCCCGGCCCGCTGGGGGAGCGCGTCTTCCCGCTGCTCTGCACATCGGACCCACGCGCCCCGCTGCGCTTCGTGCCTGGGGAAGGCTGA